One genomic segment of Gammaproteobacteria bacterium includes these proteins:
- a CDS encoding TonB-dependent receptor has product MVATNGAYSRMLVLDEPEDLTELSLEELMQKTVTSVSRKPQRLSRAAAAVFVITAEDIRRSGALSIAEALRLAPGLEVARINANQWAITSRGFNNRLANKMLVLMDGRTVYTPLFSGVYWEVQDTLLEDIDRIEVIRGPGAALWGSNAVNGVINIITKSAKDTQGGLLTVGGGTEERGFGAVRYGAQWGEDFQARAYVKSWRRDGQVDPTGRDTPDDSQSTQAGFRLDGALSNQDAITVQGDIYQGDADQTLTFSTLTPPYTTTFAEQADFSGGNLQARWRHAFSATSELEAQIYYDRMERDEATGRQTQDTFDFDLQHRLAWSEDQDIIWGLGYRFTQDRIRNSPYVGLIPDHRDLNLFSAFIHDEIKLEEQLFLTLGARFEHNDYTGFEIQPNARLAWTPDDRHTIWGAISRAVRTPSRADADLYNDLSVIPPNTPANPQPFPVLVTVNGNPAILSESLIAYELGYRFNPHPRFSLDLAGFFNVYDDLRTVREDQPYFEVAPPSHLVLPLTFVNQMSGHTYGLELATDWRPLEKWRLRAAYTYFQANLRLDDGSIDVLSLSAAEGSSPRQQFSLFSTLDLSDRLEFDLWFRSVGALRDPPVDSYATLDVRLGWKPYKDVELAIVGQNLLDSPHLEYGSAFTNSASTEVERGVYVRLDWRF; this is encoded by the coding sequence ATGGTTGCCACGAACGGTGCCTACAGCAGGATGCTGGTGCTGGATGAACCGGAAGACTTGACGGAACTGAGTCTAGAAGAATTGATGCAAAAAACGGTGACGTCGGTGAGCCGCAAACCCCAGCGGCTTTCCCGGGCGGCGGCGGCGGTATTCGTGATCACCGCCGAGGATATCCGCCGTTCCGGGGCGCTGAGCATCGCCGAAGCTCTGCGTCTGGCCCCTGGCCTGGAGGTGGCGCGCATCAACGCCAATCAGTGGGCGATTACGTCCCGGGGCTTCAATAACCGCCTTGCCAACAAGATGCTGGTGCTCATGGACGGCCGCACGGTGTACACGCCCCTGTTCTCCGGCGTGTATTGGGAAGTCCAGGACACGCTGCTGGAAGACATTGACCGGATTGAAGTGATTCGCGGCCCCGGCGCGGCTCTGTGGGGATCAAACGCCGTCAATGGCGTCATCAATATCATCACTAAAAGCGCCAAAGACACGCAGGGCGGTTTATTGACCGTCGGCGGCGGAACAGAAGAACGCGGCTTTGGGGCAGTGCGCTACGGCGCGCAATGGGGCGAGGACTTCCAGGCCCGCGCCTACGTCAAATCGTGGCGACGCGATGGCCAAGTTGATCCCACCGGGCGCGACACTCCGGACGATAGTCAATCCACCCAGGCCGGTTTTCGCCTTGACGGCGCGCTGTCGAACCAGGATGCGATCACCGTGCAGGGCGATATTTATCAAGGCGACGCCGACCAAACACTCACGTTCAGCACCTTGACGCCGCCCTATACCACGACCTTTGCCGAACAGGCCGATTTTTCCGGCGGCAACCTGCAGGCGCGCTGGCGACATGCCTTTTCGGCCACATCAGAACTGGAGGCGCAGATTTATTACGACCGAATGGAGCGCGATGAGGCGACAGGTAGGCAGACGCAGGATACCTTTGATTTCGATCTGCAACACCGGTTGGCCTGGAGCGAGGACCAGGACATCATCTGGGGACTGGGCTACCGCTTCACCCAGGATCGCATCCGCAATTCACCCTACGTGGGGCTCATTCCCGATCATCGGGATTTGAACCTGTTCAGCGCCTTCATTCACGACGAGATCAAGCTGGAGGAGCAATTATTCCTCACCCTGGGCGCTCGGTTTGAACACAATGATTACACAGGCTTTGAAATCCAGCCGAACGCGCGCCTGGCTTGGACGCCGGATGATCGACACACGATTTGGGGCGCTATTTCGCGAGCCGTGCGGACGCCATCGCGGGCCGATGCGGATCTTTACAACGATTTGTCGGTGATTCCGCCTAACACCCCGGCAAATCCACAACCTTTTCCTGTTCTGGTGACGGTCAATGGCAATCCGGCGATTCTGTCGGAAAGCCTGATCGCTTACGAATTGGGGTATCGATTTAATCCCCATCCCCGCTTTTCCCTGGACCTGGCAGGATTCTTTAATGTCTATGATGACCTGCGCACCGTGCGCGAGGATCAGCCCTACTTCGAAGTCGCCCCGCCGTCGCATCTGGTCTTGCCGCTGACCTTTGTGAATCAGATGAGCGGCCATACCTATGGACTGGAGTTGGCGACGGATTGGCGTCCGCTGGAAAAATGGCGGTTGCGCGCCGCCTATACTTATTTTCAGGCGAATTTGCGGCTGGATGACGGCAGCATTGATGTGTTGAGTCTGAGCGCCGCCGAAGGCTCCAGTCCCCGGCAGCAGTTCTCCCTGTTCTCCACCCTGGATTTGAGCGATCGCCTGGAATTTGACCTGTGGTTTCGCTCGGTCGGCGCTTTGCGTGATCCGCCAGTGGACAGCTACGCTACGCTGGACGTCCGCCTGGGCTGGAAGCCGTATAAGGATGTAGAACTGGCGATTGTGGGACAGAATCTGCTCGACAGCCCCCATCTGGAATATGGTTCGGCTTTCACAAATTCCGCAAGCACGGAAGTGGAGCGCGGCGTTTACGTCAGACTGGATTGGCGGTTTTAG
- the msrP gene encoding protein-methionine-sulfoxide reductase catalytic subunit MsrP, which yields MLIQKPVNISPSEITPPELYARRREFMKTAAVWGAVALLPPALRSRLAQAADNDLQLTPYKDVTSYNNFYEFGTGKTDPAENAGSLKTEPWTVTVEGHCEKPGQYTLEDFLAPHQPEERIYRLRCVEAWSMVIPWLGIPLAEILPRFQPTSSAQYVEFTTLFDPEQMPGQRTRILDWPYIEGLRMDEAMHPLTLLATGLYGKELPNQNGAPLRLVAPWKYGFKSIKSIVKIRFTEQQPATTWNREIPSEYGFYANVNPNVDHPRWSQKKERRIGDFFRRDTLMFNGYAEQVAGLYAGMDLRKDF from the coding sequence ATGCTGATTCAGAAACCTGTTAACATTTCTCCGTCAGAGATCACGCCCCCCGAACTGTACGCGCGCCGTCGCGAGTTCATGAAAACTGCTGCGGTATGGGGCGCCGTGGCGTTGTTGCCGCCCGCCTTGCGCAGCCGCCTTGCGCAGGCCGCGGACAATGATCTCCAACTGACTCCCTATAAGGATGTGACCTCCTACAATAACTTTTACGAGTTCGGCACGGGCAAAACCGATCCAGCGGAAAACGCGGGCAGCCTGAAAACCGAACCCTGGACAGTGACGGTAGAAGGGCATTGCGAGAAACCGGGGCAATATACGCTGGAAGACTTTCTGGCACCGCATCAACCGGAAGAGCGCATCTACCGCCTGCGTTGCGTCGAAGCCTGGTCGATGGTCATCCCGTGGCTGGGTATCCCCCTCGCAGAAATCCTGCCGCGCTTTCAGCCCACCTCCAGCGCTCAATATGTCGAATTCACCACTTTGTTCGATCCCGAACAGATGCCGGGCCAACGCACTCGTATCCTGGACTGGCCCTATATTGAGGGGCTGCGAATGGATGAGGCGATGCATCCATTAACGTTGCTGGCGACGGGTCTCTATGGTAAGGAACTGCCCAATCAAAACGGCGCGCCGCTACGACTGGTTGCGCCCTGGAAATACGGCTTCAAGAGCATCAAATCGATAGTGAAAATTCGCTTCACCGAGCAGCAGCCAGCCACTACATGGAACCGTGAGATTCCCAGCGAGTACGGGTTTTACGCCAACGTGAATCCCAACGTGGATCACCCACGCTGGAGTCAGAAGAAAGAGCGGCGCATTGGCGACTTCTTCCGCCGCGATACGCTGATGTTCAATGGCTATGCCGAGCAAGTAGCTGGCCTGTATGCGGGGATGGATCTGCGCAAGGATTTCTGA
- the msrQ gene encoding protein-methionine-sulfoxide reductase heme-binding subunit MsrQ, with amino-acid sequence MTPQRTRLLQRLGKPMVFSASLLPLTWLFWLGWSGQWGANPVETLTHFTGDWSLRFLLLTLAVTPLRRLGGWNGLQRFRRMLGLFAFFYVCLHFSVYLIFDHFFDISAIVADIAKRPYITVGFAAFLLLIPLAVTSTNRMIKRLGRNWQRLHRLVYVIGILGVLHYLWLVKADISEPLLYAGILAGLLGYRLWWRQTHRG; translated from the coding sequence ATGACCCCACAACGAACCCGTCTGCTGCAACGCCTCGGTAAGCCAATGGTCTTTAGCGCCAGCCTGTTGCCGCTTACCTGGCTGTTCTGGCTCGGCTGGAGCGGTCAATGGGGCGCAAACCCGGTGGAAACATTGACGCATTTCACGGGTGACTGGAGCCTGCGTTTCCTGCTGCTGACCTTGGCGGTGACGCCGTTGCGTCGCCTAGGCGGCTGGAATGGATTGCAGCGCTTCCGCCGAATGCTGGGATTGTTTGCCTTCTTTTATGTTTGCCTGCACTTCAGCGTTTATCTGATTTTCGATCATTTTTTCGATATTTCAGCCATCGTTGCCGATATTGCCAAACGGCCCTATATCACAGTCGGTTTTGCCGCTTTCCTGCTGTTGATTCCCCTGGCGGTCACTTCCACGAATAGGATGATTAAGCGGCTGGGCCGCAACTGGCAGCGACTGCACCGGCTGGTTTATGTGATCGGGATACTCGGCGTGCTGCATTACCTGTGGCTGGTCAAGGCAGATATCAGCGAACCGTTATTGTACGCTGGAATTCTCGCCGGGTTGCTGGGGTATCGGTTATGGTGGCGGCAAACCCATCGCGGTTAG
- the htpG gene encoding molecular chaperone HtpG translates to MTVEAHKETLGFQAEVQQLLRLVAHSLYSHKEVFLRELISNASDACDKLRFEALTDGALYENDPELKIRVTFDKDARTITVTDNGIGMDRQEVIDNIGTIARSGTRQFMQKLTGDQAKDANLIGQFGVGFYSSFVVADQVTVRTRRAGMGPEHGVLWESTGEGEYTLENIEKPTRGTEVTLHLHEDDSDLLNEWQLRSIITKYSDHITLPVIMPVQKYSEDKDAPPKFEDERINQAAALWARPKNEIKDEEYKEFYKHVGHDFEEPMAWTHNRVEGKLEYTSLLFIPNRAPFDLWDREQRHGVKLYVQRVFIMDDAEHLMPRYLRFVRGVIDSNDLPLNISREILQSSKVVDSIRGGSVKKALSLLEDMAANDAEKYGKFWKEFGRVLKEGPAEDYSNREQIAKLLRFASTHNDSTDQTVALADYVARMKEGQDKIYYISADSFAAAKNSPHLEIFRKKGLEVLLLTDRVDEWLMSHLTEFDGKHFQSVAKGALDLDKIASEEEKQEQKQAEDQYKDLLTRVKEVLGDKINEVRISSRLTDSPACLVVDEHGLSPHLERLLRDAGQNVPMSKPYLELNPGHSLITRLKDEADATRFSDWTHLLFEQAVLAEGGQLEDPASFVKRLNGLLLAMG, encoded by the coding sequence ATGACCGTCGAAGCCCATAAGGAAACGCTTGGTTTTCAAGCCGAGGTGCAGCAATTGTTGCGCTTGGTCGCGCATTCCCTGTATTCCCACAAGGAAGTTTTTCTTCGTGAACTGATTTCCAACGCCTCTGACGCCTGCGACAAGCTACGTTTTGAAGCGCTAACCGATGGCGCACTGTACGAAAATGATCCTGAACTGAAAATTCGCGTCACGTTCGACAAAGATGCGCGCACGATTACCGTGACGGACAACGGCATCGGCATGGATCGGCAGGAAGTGATCGACAATATTGGCACCATCGCCCGTTCCGGCACCCGCCAGTTCATGCAGAAACTGACTGGCGATCAAGCCAAGGACGCCAATCTCATCGGCCAGTTCGGCGTGGGTTTCTATTCCAGCTTTGTCGTCGCCGACCAGGTGACCGTGCGCACTCGCCGCGCGGGCATGGGACCAGAGCACGGCGTGCTGTGGGAATCCACCGGCGAAGGCGAATATACGCTTGAGAATATTGAGAAACCCACGCGCGGCACTGAGGTCACATTGCATCTGCATGAAGATGACAGCGACTTGCTGAATGAATGGCAACTGCGCTCAATCATTACCAAGTATTCCGATCATATCACCTTGCCGGTGATCATGCCGGTGCAGAAGTACAGCGAAGACAAGGATGCGCCGCCCAAATTCGAGGACGAGCGCATTAACCAGGCGGCGGCGCTGTGGGCGCGGCCAAAGAACGAGATCAAGGACGAGGAATACAAGGAATTCTACAAACACGTTGGCCATGACTTTGAAGAGCCGATGGCTTGGACGCACAATCGGGTCGAGGGCAAGCTGGAATACACTTCGCTGTTGTTCATCCCGAATCGCGCGCCGTTCGATCTCTGGGATCGCGAGCAGCGCCACGGGGTCAAGCTGTATGTGCAGCGGGTGTTCATCATGGACGACGCCGAGCATCTGATGCCGCGCTATCTGCGCTTCGTGCGCGGAGTGATCGACTCTAATGACCTGCCGCTCAATATCTCCCGCGAAATCCTGCAAAGCAGCAAAGTGGTGGACAGCATCCGGGGCGGTTCAGTCAAGAAGGCGCTGAGCCTGCTGGAGGACATGGCGGCCAATGACGCCGAGAAATACGGTAAATTCTGGAAGGAATTCGGACGGGTGCTCAAGGAGGGGCCAGCGGAGGATTACAGCAATCGTGAGCAAATCGCCAAGTTGTTGCGCTTCGCTTCAACCCATAACGATAGCACCGACCAGACTGTTGCCCTAGCTGATTACGTCGCCCGGATGAAAGAAGGGCAGGACAAAATTTACTATATCAGCGCCGACAGCTTCGCCGCCGCCAAAAACAGCCCGCATCTGGAAATTTTCCGCAAGAAGGGGCTGGAAGTCCTGTTGTTGACGGACCGGGTGGATGAATGGCTGATGTCCCACCTGACTGAATTCGATGGCAAGCACTTCCAGTCGGTAGCCAAGGGCGCGCTGGATCTGGACAAGATCGCCTCAGAAGAAGAGAAGCAGGAACAGAAGCAGGCCGAGGATCAGTACAAGGATTTATTGACGCGGGTCAAGGAAGTCTTGGGTGACAAGATCAATGAAGTACGCATTTCCTCGCGGTTGACGGATTCACCCGCCTGTCTCGTCGTGGATGAACACGGCCTCAGTCCGCATCTGGAGCGCCTGTTGCGTGATGCCGGGCAGAACGTACCGATGAGCAAGCCCTATTTGGAACTGAATCCCGGTCATTCGCTAATCACCCGGCTTAAAGACGAAGCCGATGCGACCCGCTTCAGCGACTGGACGCATCTGCTGTTTGAACAGGCGGTGCTGGCCGAGGGTGGACAACTGGAAGACCCGGCGAGCTTCGTCAAACGCTTGAATGGACTGCTGTTAGCGATGGGCTGA
- a CDS encoding tetratricopeptide repeat protein — translation MPRVSQIVGIHLPPLKKGGREGLYTSDGTQIPPNPPLPKGGTERLSRITWALTCIMLINGCAHLEQASGEAEPALALGTGGTRPSAPVLSNDSGFIEERARQAYETGRWDVAEGYYLQWMRLKPADDQPWFELGNLYAEQGRLASAERAYREALRRRDDARTLHNLGLTQVKLGVGALRESQQRLPKDDPSRQETYEFLRTLLETVLP, via the coding sequence ATGCCCCGCGTCTCCCAAATTGTCGGCATTCATCTCCCCCCTTTGAAAAAGGGGGGCCGGGAGGGATTGTACACGAGCGATGGGACTCAAATCCCCCCTAACCCCCCTTTGCCAAAGGGGGGGACTGAACGGTTATCCCGCATCACGTGGGCGCTGACCTGCATAATGCTGATCAACGGTTGCGCACACCTGGAACAAGCGAGCGGAGAAGCTGAACCTGCACTTGCTTTGGGAACGGGTGGCACGCGGCCATCTGCGCCGGTTCTCTCCAACGATTCAGGCTTTATCGAGGAACGGGCGCGGCAAGCCTATGAAACCGGTCGCTGGGATGTGGCTGAGGGCTATTATTTACAATGGATGCGCCTGAAGCCCGCTGATGACCAGCCCTGGTTTGAGTTGGGTAATCTGTACGCCGAACAGGGTCGGCTGGCATCAGCGGAACGCGCTTACCGGGAAGCCCTACGTCGGCGCGACGATGCGCGAACCTTGCATAATTTGGGGCTGACGCAGGTCAAACTGGGTGTAGGCGCCTTGCGTGAATCGCAACAACGCCTGCCGAAGGACGATCCATCGCGCCAGGAAACTTATGAGTTTTTACGGACGCTGCTGGAAACGGTATTACCATAG
- a CDS encoding universal stress protein, with translation MTYQHVLCAVDFSDEALKVAERARDIAGKYGARLSLIHVVEDVNISLGGGYELLPVLPDLPDEALLQEARAELGGLAQRLGMGDVGLWVVNAISTKEGILGAVQDHQMDLIVVGSHGRHGLALLLGSTANAVLHGAPCDVLAVRI, from the coding sequence ATGACGTACCAACACGTTTTATGCGCCGTCGATTTTTCCGACGAGGCGCTGAAGGTCGCAGAACGGGCCAGGGACATCGCTGGGAAGTATGGCGCGCGCCTGAGCCTAATTCATGTCGTGGAGGATGTGAATATCAGTCTGGGCGGCGGTTATGAACTGCTGCCGGTCTTGCCCGATCTGCCGGATGAGGCTCTGTTGCAGGAGGCGCGGGCTGAATTGGGCGGACTGGCGCAACGTCTAGGCATGGGCGATGTTGGCCTGTGGGTGGTCAACGCCATTTCCACCAAGGAGGGTATTCTCGGTGCGGTCCAGGATCACCAGATGGATTTGATTGTCGTCGGCAGCCACGGTCGACATGGGCTGGCCCTGCTGCTCGGTTCGACCGCCAATGCCGTGCTGCACGGCGCACCCTGCGATGTGTTGGCGGTGCGGATTTAA
- the amrS gene encoding AmmeMemoRadiSam system radical SAM enzyme produces the protein MNIPTTPSVTDFFPTRYWHVLDDGRVQCDVCPRYCKLHEGQQGLCFVRGRHDGQIMLTSYGRSSGFCIDPIEKKPLNHFLPGTPVLSFGTAGCNLACKFCQNWDMSKSREMDTLADEAAPSKLARVAHELGCRSMAYTYNDPVIFMEYAIDTAIACREYGVKSVAVTAGYICEEPRREFFKYMDAANVDLKAFTEEFYWKICGGHLQPVLDTLIYLKQETQVWFEITTLLIPGENDSDAELEALTQWVMENLGPDVPIHFTAFHPDWKMMNHSPTPPSTLSRARRIAMKNGIRYAYTGNIHDEKGDSTYCHQCGQKLIGRDWYTLGVWNLTADGCCNACGAPCVGVFEAEPGVWGARRRPVRLRQYAD, from the coding sequence ATGAATATTCCTACTACTCCTTCCGTGACGGATTTCTTTCCCACCCGGTACTGGCATGTCCTGGACGATGGCAGGGTGCAGTGTGATGTCTGCCCGCGCTATTGCAAGCTGCACGAGGGACAACAGGGTCTGTGTTTCGTGCGTGGGCGCCATGACGGCCAAATCATGCTAACCAGCTACGGTCGCTCCAGTGGTTTTTGCATCGACCCGATTGAGAAGAAACCACTAAACCACTTTCTACCCGGTACGCCGGTCCTGTCGTTTGGCACCGCCGGTTGCAACCTGGCCTGCAAATTTTGCCAGAACTGGGATATGAGCAAGTCGCGTGAGATGGATACTCTAGCGGATGAAGCCGCACCGTCGAAGTTGGCTCGCGTTGCGCATGAACTGGGTTGCCGCAGCATGGCCTACACGTACAATGATCCGGTGATTTTCATGGAATACGCTATCGATACCGCGATCGCCTGCCGGGAATACGGCGTCAAGTCAGTAGCGGTAACCGCGGGTTATATTTGCGAGGAACCACGCCGGGAGTTTTTCAAATACATGGACGCCGCGAATGTAGATTTGAAAGCCTTTACCGAGGAGTTTTATTGGAAAATTTGTGGCGGTCACCTACAACCGGTGCTTGATACCCTGATTTATCTGAAACAGGAAACGCAGGTGTGGTTCGAGATCACCACGCTGCTGATTCCTGGCGAAAATGACTCGGATGCGGAGCTGGAAGCGTTGACGCAGTGGGTGATGGAAAACCTGGGGCCGGACGTGCCGATTCATTTCACGGCCTTTCATCCGGACTGGAAAATGATGAACCACTCGCCGACGCCGCCATCGACCTTGAGCCGGGCGCGTCGGATCGCCATGAAGAACGGCATCCGCTATGCCTATACGGGCAATATCCATGATGAAAAGGGCGACAGCACCTATTGTCATCAGTGTGGTCAAAAATTGATCGGGCGCGACTGGTACACGCTGGGCGTATGGAATCTGACAGCGGACGGTTGTTGCAATGCCTGTGGCGCGCCGTGCGTGGGAGTGTTTGAAGCGGAGCCGGGTGTCTGGGGCGCGCGCCGCCGTCCGGTGCGTCTTCGGCAGTATGCCGATTGA
- the amrB gene encoding AmmeMemoRadiSam system protein B has protein sequence MQTTRAPAVAGLFYPASSTELHTQVQKFLNQAPPAIESPPKAIIAPHAGYIYSGPIAASAYAQLKAARGIITRVVLLGPSHRVGFRGIAVSSMQAFATPLGPIPIDQDAVEQARKLPDVGFLEQAHAQEHSLEVHLPFLQEVLGDFKLAPLVVGDARPEQVGAVLEALWGGPETLIVISSDLSHYHDYQTARQLDSATSKAIETLRFEDIGYEQACGRNPVNGLLWVARRKGLHGETLDLRNSGDTAGSRDQVVGYGAYAFH, from the coding sequence ATGCAAACCACACGCGCACCCGCAGTAGCGGGATTATTTTATCCGGCAAGTAGTACTGAACTGCACACGCAAGTGCAAAAATTTCTCAACCAAGCTCCACCAGCCATCGAATCACCCCCCAAGGCGATCATTGCACCGCACGCCGGCTATATTTATTCCGGCCCCATCGCCGCTTCCGCATACGCCCAACTCAAGGCGGCGCGCGGCATTATCACGCGCGTCGTGCTGCTAGGACCCAGCCACCGCGTCGGTTTCCGTGGGATTGCCGTCAGTTCTATGCAGGCGTTCGCCACACCCCTGGGCCCGATCCCCATCGACCAGGACGCTGTTGAGCAGGCGCGGAAATTGCCAGATGTTGGCTTTCTGGAACAAGCTCACGCCCAGGAACACAGTCTGGAAGTGCATCTCCCCTTCCTGCAAGAGGTGTTGGGTGATTTCAAACTCGCGCCGCTGGTGGTCGGCGACGCGCGTCCCGAGCAAGTCGGGGCGGTGCTGGAAGCCTTGTGGGGCGGCCCGGAAACGCTGATTGTCATCAGCTCCGACCTGAGCCACTATCACGATTATCAGACCGCCCGACAACTCGATAGCGCGACCTCCAAGGCTATTGAAACACTGCGCTTCGAGGATATCGGCTACGAGCAAGCCTGTGGGCGCAACCCGGTGAATGGCTTATTGTGGGTGGCGCGACGCAAGGGCCTGCATGGCGAAACCTTGGACCTGCGCAACTCCGGAGATACTGCGGGATCGCGTGACCAAGTAGTCGGGTACGGCGCTTATGCGTTCCACTGA
- the amrA gene encoding AmmeMemoRadiSam system protein A → MRSTDSLSLEDRAALLHVARASIQEGLRYRRALSINPNDYPEALRVSRATFVTLEIGGQLRGCIGALAAYQPLVQDVAVHAYAAAFEDPRFPELCEEEFPKLEVHISVLSPPEPLQFGSEQELLAQLRPGVDGLILHFGHHRGTFLPSVWEQLTEPPVFLAHLKQKAGLPAHFWAPEIRVERYTTEYFGDADVAVSSA, encoded by the coding sequence ATGCGTTCCACTGACTCGTTATCGCTTGAAGATCGGGCGGCGCTGCTGCATGTCGCCCGCGCTTCCATTCAGGAGGGTTTGCGCTATCGCCGAGCCTTGTCGATCAATCCCAATGATTACCCGGAAGCCTTGCGCGTATCGCGGGCAACCTTCGTGACTCTGGAAATCGGCGGTCAGTTGCGCGGTTGCATTGGCGCGCTGGCCGCTTATCAACCGCTGGTCCAGGATGTCGCCGTCCATGCTTACGCCGCTGCATTTGAAGATCCGCGTTTTCCCGAGTTGTGCGAGGAAGAATTTCCCAAGCTGGAAGTGCACATCTCGGTGCTGTCGCCGCCGGAACCTTTGCAATTCGGCTCTGAACAGGAACTGCTGGCGCAACTGCGTCCCGGCGTGGATGGACTGATTCTTCATTTTGGTCATCACCGAGGAACCTTTCTGCCGTCGGTTTGGGAGCAATTGACCGAACCGCCGGTCTTTCTGGCGCATCTCAAGCAGAAGGCCGGATTGCCCGCCCATTTCTGGGCACCTGAAATCCGGGTTGAACGCTATACGACGGAATATTTCGGCGATGCCGATGTGGCGGTTTCCTCAGCCTGA
- a CDS encoding TIGR04282 family arsenosugar biosynthesis glycosyltransferase has translation MSDYYLFPNARLLIFAKAPVPGQVKTRLTGQLGTPGAAHLYKKLLHRTLAIAMSARLCPVELWCAPGVGHGFFAACRRKYGVRLRRQGAGDLGRRMNHALNQVLSQGHYGVLIGGDCISLNAPELRDALQRLVAGTADVVLGPALDGGYVLVGWRRPCSGMFRGIAWGGSTVMAATRRRLRRTGVVWNELSIGWDVDTPADLKRLRRVQAEETATSASPKYSVV, from the coding sequence ATGAGCGATTACTACCTCTTCCCTAATGCCCGTCTGCTGATTTTCGCCAAGGCGCCGGTTCCTGGACAAGTCAAAACCCGGTTAACGGGACAGCTCGGTACGCCTGGCGCGGCGCATTTGTATAAAAAGTTGCTGCATCGAACCCTGGCCATCGCGATGTCCGCTCGCCTGTGCCCCGTGGAATTGTGGTGCGCGCCGGGGGTAGGGCATGGCTTTTTTGCTGCATGCCGACGGAAATACGGAGTCCGCCTGCGCCGGCAGGGCGCGGGCGATCTGGGGCGACGGATGAACCATGCGCTGAACCAGGTTCTTTCTCAAGGCCATTATGGCGTGTTAATCGGCGGTGATTGCATTTCGCTGAACGCGCCGGAATTGCGGGATGCCTTGCAGCGCTTGGTGGCTGGAACGGCGGATGTTGTGCTGGGACCGGCGCTGGATGGGGGGTATGTGCTAGTCGGATGGCGGCGGCCCTGTTCGGGAATGTTCCGGGGCATTGCCTGGGGTGGCTCGACGGTCATGGCGGCGACCCGTCGGCGGTTGCGCCGAACGGGTGTGGTTTGGAACGAACTCTCGATAGGCTGGGATGTGGATACGCCCGCCGATCTCAAACGCCTGCGCCGTGTTCAGGCTGAGGAAACCGCCACATCGGCATCGCCGAAATATTCCGTCGTATAG
- a CDS encoding TIGR04283 family arsenosugar biosynthesis glycosyltransferase: MPAISIILPTLNEEAQIVAGLQALQPLRGQNCELIVADGGSRDRTAALAKPLVDQVIMSARGRAAQMNAGASKAQGDILWFLHADSLPPPDALDLIHASLSDPHRCWGRFDVRLSGRHPALRVVETLMNIRSRLTGIATGDQGIFVRRTLFEQIGGYPSIALMEDIALSRLLKRHGRPVCLRQPLQTSSRRWERDGIARTILLMWQLRLAYFFGADPDRLARSYYRS, from the coding sequence ATGCCTGCCATTTCCATCATCCTGCCCACGCTGAATGAAGAAGCGCAGATTGTGGCCGGTTTGCAAGCGCTGCAACCACTACGTGGTCAGAATTGTGAATTGATTGTCGCCGATGGCGGTAGCCGGGATCGAACCGCAGCGCTGGCTAAACCCTTGGTGGATCAAGTCATCATGAGCGCCAGAGGCAGAGCGGCGCAGATGAACGCCGGCGCCAGCAAAGCCCAAGGGGACATCCTCTGGTTTCTGCACGCGGACAGTCTTCCTCCGCCAGATGCCTTAGATCTGATTCACGCCAGTCTGAGCGATCCGCATCGCTGTTGGGGCCGTTTTGATGTACGTCTGTCCGGGCGCCACCCGGCGCTGAGGGTCGTGGAAACCCTGATGAATATCCGCTCCCGTCTGACTGGCATCGCCACCGGCGACCAAGGCATCTTTGTCCGGCGCACGTTGTTTGAACAGATCGGCGGCTATCCGTCCATCGCGCTGATGGAAGACATCGCGCTAAGCCGGTTGTTGAAACGGCACGGACGTCCTGTCTGCCTGCGCCAGCCCCTACAAACCTCCAGCCGGCGCTGGGAACGGGACGGTATTGCCCGCACCATTCTACTAATGTGGCAGTTGCGGCTGGCCTACTTCTTCGGCGCTGATCCCGACCGGCTGGCCCGGAGCTACTACCGATCATGA